The following proteins come from a genomic window of Macadamia integrifolia cultivar HAES 741 chromosome 14, SCU_Mint_v3, whole genome shotgun sequence:
- the LOC122060714 gene encoding UPF0481 protein At3g47200-like — MASSNERPFVSFERSVKKKVVIEGFHEAGRGSTEPDIIVNERERSVVITETSVTCPQWLLPTLCEPETPQPGTKAIDKVPTILRDIEKHKGCFDPLMVSIGPYHHGNLKFARAEKVKASLAAKKFTEGKFEKLVNFEEVSRNAKECYEKSSTASFSDDKFTLMMFQDGCFVLHFIDCIVNGRPSDTMMKTDQIVFVSTDLFLLENQLPFPVLESLMSSFKPSKGEWGDLISEFVTNQLKLNKTSSREKALNPQSTKSPQKFDKPAHLLDILHKKLIGEEEKPESSGKKKKPIDDDDLHSFRSVVELKKAGIKCKKSKSGSLRDVKFEDYCIRGQLFLPHLVIDDLTKSSLLNLVAYEVSPDGPSDYAVTSYIVLLDSLIDHSEDVKELRSEGILKNLLGSDQQVADLFNELAIHLMPSPSEYLIVKGNIEKFYRKKFPIWMAELWHTYFSSPWKTIAFFIAGSIILLTFAQTYFSIFPREGGGGEGERKAPTASRKIHYI; from the coding sequence ATGGCCAGCTCCAATGAAAGGCCTTTTGTTTCATTTGAGAGGTCGGTGAAGAAGAAGGTGGTCATAGAAGGATTCCATGAAGCTGGTAGAGGCAGTACTGAGCCTGACATTATAGTCAACGAGCGAGAAAGATCTGTGGTGATCACAGAGACATCAGTGACCTGTCCACAGTGGTTGCTGCCCACACTATGTGAGCCAGAAACCCCTCAACCTGGAACAAAGGCAATAGACAAGGTTCCAACAATTCTGCGGGACATTGAAAAGCACAAGGGTTGCTTTGATCCATTGATGGTTTCCATAGGTCCTTATCACCATGGGAACCTAAAGTTTGCACGAGCGGAGAAGGTCAAGGCTTCATTAGCAGCAAAGAAGTTCACTGAGGGAAAGTTCGAAAAATTAGTCAATTTTGAAGAGGTGTCTCGCAACGCAAAGGAATGTTATGAAAAGAGTTCGACGGCAAGTTTTAGTGATGATAAATTCACACTCATGATGTTCCAGGACGGTTGTTTTGTACTCCATTTCATTGATTGCATCGTCAATGGCAGACCCAGTGATACAATGATGAAGACTGATCAAATAGTTTTTGTATCAACGGACTTGTTTCTTCTGGAGAACCAACTACCCTTTCCGGTTCTTGAGTCATTGATGAGCAGCTTCAAACCCAGTAAAGGTGAATGGGGAGATCTAATCAGCGAATTTGTAACCAATCAACTTAAGCTCAATAAGACATCATCTCGAGAGAAGGCACTTAATCCCCAAAGCACAAAATCTCCACAGAAGTTTGATAAACCTGCTCACCTCCTTGACATACTCCACAAGAAGCTCATTGGTGAAGAGGAAAAGCCTGAatcttcaggaaaaaaaaagaagcccatTGACGATGACGATTTGCACTCATTTCGTTCAGTCGTTGAGCTTAAGAAAGCAGGGATCAAGTGCAAGAAGAGCAAGAGTGGGAGCTTAAGAGATGTTAAGTTTGAAGATTACTGTATCCGTGGACAACTGTTCCTTCCTCATCTTGTcattgatgatttaacaaagTCATCACTCTTGAACTTGGTAGCATATGAAGTAAGCCCTGATGGTCCAAGTGACTATGCGGTCACCTCATACATTGTTTTACTGGATTCACTTATTGATCATTCCGAAGATGTGAAGGAGCTGAGATCTGAGGGCATACTCAAAAATTTACTTGGCAGTGACCAACAAGTAGCTGATCTATTCAATGAATTGGCTATCCACTTAATGCCAAGCCCTTCTGAATATCTCATAGTTAAGGGAAATATTGAAAAGTTCTACCGCAAGAAATTTCCTATATGGATGGCCGAGCTTTGGCATACATATTTCAGTAGCCCCTGGAAAACTATTGCCTTCTTTATTGCAGGTAGTATCATCCTTCTCACCTTTGCACAGACCTACTTCTCCATATTCCCcagggaaggaggaggaggcgAAGGAGAACGGAAAGCTCCAACTGCCTCAAGGAAAATTCACTACATTTAA